CGACGCCCCAATCGGCGAGGATACCGTCCAACTGATCAAGCTCGCCCGGGCGGAGCCCATGCAATCTCGCCAGCAAACTATATTGCGAGGATGATGCCTCCAGATTGGCGGGAATGCCGGCGACCTGATCCACGAAGCTGTTCCACCGCTCGCGTCCGCTCGGCGTAATCCTAACGACGGTGGAGGCATAGCGGTCGCGGACAGCCTGCTTGGCGTCGGTGCGCCGCTCCGAATTGAATGCGGTGAGACGATGCAAAGGCGGACGTGTTCGATTACATCGAACGCTTCTACAATCCGAAGCGTCGGCATTCGACACTGGGCTACCTCAGCCCGATGGAATTTGAAAACGAGGTCGGACTCGCCTAACTCCGTGTCCACGAAACCGGCAGCAGGCCAATCGGAGTTCAACTGGTGGCGCGTGCGCTTGATGAGCAACTGCTATTCAGAGCTTGCCATGCCTTTCAGCGAATGACGGATTGGCACCTTCGCCTACCAGCAGAAGAGAACCGCTTCAGTTTCTTCGCATCCTCCTCCGCCATGCCTTCGGTCGCGACGGCTTCCAGCGATTCCACCTTTTCCCGCGTCAGCCGCAAACCGCGTGCCGTCACCAGATTGGGGCCGGGCGGGATCGGAATCTCGAAAGTCGGCTCCAGATGCTCATCATCGCTTTCGCGGCGAAAGGCGACGCTCATGACACTCTCCTCGCTTCATGGCCGCTGATGCCGGGAAGCGGGAGGTCCGGGCCTTTCTCAAGAGAAGGAGCCGGACCCCGCCCGGCTCATCGGCCGGTCAATCCTCGTCGAACAGCCCCGCGAGCTGCTCGACCATCGTGCCGCCCAATTGCTCGGCGTCCATGATCGTGACGGCGCGGCGGTAATAGCGGGTCACGTCATGGCCGATGCCGATGGCGACGAGTTGCACCGGGGACCGGTTCTCGATCCATTCGATCACTTGCCGCAGATGGCGTTCCAGATAGGTGCCGCTGTTGACCGACAGGGTGCTGTCGTCCACCGGCGCGCCGTCGGAGATGACCATCAATATGCGCCGCTCCTCGGACCGCGCGATCAGCCGGTTATGCGCCCAGAGCAGCGCTTCCCCGTCGATATTCTCCTTGAGCAGCCCTTCGCGCATCATCAGGCCCAGATTCTTGCGCGCCCGCCGCCACGGTTCGTCGGCCTTCTTGTAGACGATGTGGCGCAGGTCGTTCAGCCGCCCCGGCATCGGCGGACGCCCGGCGGCGAGCCAGTCCTCGCGGCTCTGCCCGCCCTTCCACGCGCGCGTGGTGAAGCCCAATATCTCGGTCTTGACGCCGCAGCGTTCCAGCGTGCGGGCCATGATGTCGGCGCTGATCGCGGCGATGCTGATCGGCCGCCCGCGCATGGAGCCGCTATTGTCGATCAGCAGCGTCACCACCGTGTCGCGAAATTCGGTATCGCGCTCGACCTTGTAGGAGAGGGAGTGGCTCGGGTCGATCACGATCCGCGCAAGCCGCGCCGCATCCAGCAGCCCTTCCTCCTGATCGAAGTCCCAGCTTCGGGATTGCTGCGCCATCAGGCGGCGTTGCAGCCGGTTGGCGAGCTTCGTCACCGCGCCCTGCAAGCTCACCAGTTGTTGATCGAGGAACCCGCGCAGGCGCAGCAGTTCATCCTCGTCGCACAGGTCTTCCGCCGTCACCACCTCGTCATGGAGCAGGGTATAGGCCTTGTAGTCGAAGCCCGGCGGCAGGTCGCCCATCGGCCGGTTCGGGCGCACGGGCATCATGCCCTCGTCGCCCATCTCGTCGCCGCCTTCCTCGCTGTCGGCGTCGAACTCGTCGCTATAGTCGGTGTCGCCGTCTTCGGTATCGCCGCCCTGGTCCTCGGCCCGCGCCTGCGCGTTCATGTCGCTGTCGCCGGGCTGGTCCTCGCCGGAATCGCCTTCTTCCTGCTGCTGCTCTTCCTCTTCGCCCTCCTGCTCCGTTTCCGATTCATCGGATTCGGGCGGAACGTCGGCGTCCACCAGTTGCAGATGTTCCAGCATCGCGGCGGTCAGCTTCTGGAAGGCCCGCTGGTCGTCGATGGCGAGCGAGAGCGCGTCGAGATCCGTCCCCGCCTTGTCCTCGATCCACCGGTCGACCATGGCGAGCCCGTCAGTCACGTCCCTGGGCGCGGCCTGGCCGGTCAGCCGCTCGCGCACCTTCAGCGCCAGCGCGGTGGACAAGGGCACCTCATCGGCCGATCGCGCCCGCCGGATCGGGTCGGATTTCAGCCGCATGTCGAGCGCATGGTTGAGATTGTCGCGCACGCCCGCCATCGTCCGCGAGCCGATCGCCTCGATCCGCGCCTGCTCCACCGCGTCATAGACCGCGCGCGCCACCGCGTCCGCAGGGGCCGACGCATTGTGCATCCGCGCATTATGATGGCGCAGCTTCAAGGCGTTGGCGTCGGCGAAACCGCGCGCCAGCGCGACCTGATCGGCGGGCAGCGTGCGTCCGGGTGTCGGCACCTTGATCGCCTTGCCCGCCATGTGCGGCGCATCGGCGGTGAAGCCCACCTCCACCTCCGCATCGCGCGCGATGGAACGCGCCGCGCCGGAGAGCACGTCCTTGAAAGCGTCGAGGGCGGAGCGCTCGGTCATCAGTCCAGCAACGCCGCGCGCATGGCTTCGCGTGCGGCGTCATCCACGCCCAGCACATCGGTCAGATAGCCCTCAAGCCCGCCATAATGCTGGTCCAGCGTCTCGAACAGCGTATCGAGATAGACGGTTTCGGCACGCAACAGAGGCGCCAGCATATCCGCCCTTTCAAAGCGCAGGCGTGCGACCAGCGTATCGCGCTGCGCCATCAACCAATCCCAGTCGGCATGGTCATTGGTCAGCATATAGTCATTGGTGATGGCCTCGCGCGGCACGCCCAGCGCGCCAAGGATGAGCGTGGCGGCCACGCCCGTCCGGTCCTTGCCGGCGGAACAGTTGATCAGCAGCGGTACCCGGCCGGCCAATATTCGCGTGAACATGGCGCGATAGGATTCGGCGTGGTCCGCAGGGATGACGCGATACAGCGCTATCATCCTCTCGCGCATCTCGTCGGCCGTCGCGTCTTCGCGCTTCAGCATCTCACTCAGCAGGCCGCTGCTTTCCCGATAATCGCGGGAGAAATAGTCGACATCCGCGCCATGCCACAGGGTCGGCTCGGTTTTGCGTTCATTGCCCCGGCGGAAATCGCAGATCGCCCGGATGCCCAGCGACCGCAAATACGCCGCGTCGGCGTTCGTCAACAGGGCCATGGTGCCTGACCGGAACAGCATGCCCCGTTTGACGCGGCGTCCGTCGATCGTGGGATAGCCGCCAAAGTCGCGCAGATTGAACGCGCCTTCCAGGGGAATGCGGCTTGCCTGTGTCATCGAATCCACCGCTCCGCTCATGGTCGTTCAGGCTCGCCCACGCGCGGCACCGCGATGGTTTCGATTTCCGTCCGCACTTCGTCCATCAGCTTGTGGACGGGGCATTTGGCCGCGACCGCGATCAGCTTGGCATGCTGCTCGTCGGTCAGCGGGCCGCTGACCGCGATGCGGGTCGTGAGGCGATAGACGCCCTGCCTTTCCCGGCTCGCATCGCGCGCGACGCCGACATGGATGCCTTCGACGGGGATGCCGTTGCGCTGCGCATACCAGAGCATCGTCATCGCCTTGCACGCGCCCAGCGCGGAATCGTAGAGATCGTGCGGATCGGGCCCTTCGTCATGCCCGTCCGGCGCGCTCATGTCCGCGACCAGTTCGTGCCCGCGGATGTGGATGCGGTGCGCGGTGCCGTCCGGCGCGATCCGTTCGACGACGATCATGGCGTCACGCCGCCCGGTGCGCGACGCTCTCCGGCAGGTCCTTGCCGAACACGCGCTGATAATATTCCGCCACCAGCGGCCGCTCCGCCTCGTCGCATTTGT
This genomic window from Sphingobium cloacae contains:
- the cobT gene encoding cobaltochelatase subunit CobT codes for the protein MTERSALDAFKDVLSGAARSIARDAEVEVGFTADAPHMAGKAIKVPTPGRTLPADQVALARGFADANALKLRHHNARMHNASAPADAVARAVYDAVEQARIEAIGSRTMAGVRDNLNHALDMRLKSDPIRRARSADEVPLSTALALKVRERLTGQAAPRDVTDGLAMVDRWIEDKAGTDLDALSLAIDDQRAFQKLTAAMLEHLQLVDADVPPESDESETEQEGEEEEQQQEEGDSGEDQPGDSDMNAQARAEDQGGDTEDGDTDYSDEFDADSEEGGDEMGDEGMMPVRPNRPMGDLPPGFDYKAYTLLHDEVVTAEDLCDEDELLRLRGFLDQQLVSLQGAVTKLANRLQRRLMAQQSRSWDFDQEEGLLDAARLARIVIDPSHSLSYKVERDTEFRDTVVTLLIDNSGSMRGRPISIAAISADIMARTLERCGVKTEILGFTTRAWKGGQSREDWLAAGRPPMPGRLNDLRHIVYKKADEPWRRARKNLGLMMREGLLKENIDGEALLWAHNRLIARSEERRILMVISDGAPVDDSTLSVNSGTYLERHLRQVIEWIENRSPVQLVAIGIGHDVTRYYRRAVTIMDAEQLGGTMVEQLAGLFDED
- a CDS encoding OsmC family protein, encoding MIVVERIAPDGTAHRIHIRGHELVADMSAPDGHDEGPDPHDLYDSALGACKAMTMLWYAQRNGIPVEGIHVGVARDASRERQGVYRLTTRIAVSGPLTDEQHAKLIAVAAKCPVHKLMDEVRTEIETIAVPRVGEPERP
- a CDS encoding tyrosine-protein phosphatase translates to MTQASRIPLEGAFNLRDFGGYPTIDGRRVKRGMLFRSGTMALLTNADAAYLRSLGIRAICDFRRGNERKTEPTLWHGADVDYFSRDYRESSGLLSEMLKREDATADEMRERMIALYRVIPADHAESYRAMFTRILAGRVPLLINCSAGKDRTGVAATLILGALGVPREAITNDYMLTNDHADWDWLMAQRDTLVARLRFERADMLAPLLRAETVYLDTLFETLDQHYGGLEGYLTDVLGVDDAAREAMRAALLD